A window of the Lolium perenne isolate Kyuss_39 chromosome 7, Kyuss_2.0, whole genome shotgun sequence genome harbors these coding sequences:
- the LOC127314325 gene encoding uncharacterized protein isoform X1, translating to MQRRGGGRGGLFGFGDPFAGFGGFVPPGNLMPSFFGGSSPFDDPFLANPFGYMVGPTQFEQRFFSSSMFGPPRGLIGGVMNAGGFQQQAPEPSRPKGPIIEELSSDDEDDSDANENDEKKANPMKHPRISREPYVEEPDEVQDNKRPKHEQVGREYARAGTSYQQPQTYMFQSSTVTYGGSNGACYMSSTTRRSGGDGLTVEECKEADTTTGKATHRIARGIGNKGHALTRKLDGDGRVNTMQTLQNLNEDELAGFEESWQRNAGQCLPGLDPRVNMFSSAGTFHPGIREENGMPALPAPSEMSALPAPVQYRGSSSSRMKRRPLNGSSQYRSHP from the exons ATGCAAAGGAGAGGGGGCGGTAGAGGTGGTCTCTTTGGTTTCGGGGACCCTTTTGCTGGTTTCGGCGGCTTCGTTCCACCTGGGAACCTTATGCCCAGTTTCTTTGGTGGCTCAAGTCCCTTTGATGATCCTTTCCTTGCAAATCCGTTTGGTTATATGGTTGGACCTACCCAGTTTGAGCAAAGATTTTTTAGTTCAAGCATGTTTGGGCCCCCCAGAGGTCTAATTGGAGGAGTGATGAATGCTGGAGGCTTCCAGCAGCAAGCTCCTGAACCAAGCAGGCCAAAAGGGCCAATTATCGAGGAGCTGTCttcagatgatgaggatgattcaGATGCGAATGAAAATGATGAGAAGAAGGCTAACCCTATGAAGCATCCAAGGATTAGCAGAGAGCCCTATGTGGAGGAGCCTGATGAAGTTCAAG ATAATAAAAGACCTAAACATGAGCAAGTTGGGAGAGAGTATGCCAGAGCTGGCACATCATATCAACAGCCACAGACATATATGTTTCAGAGCTCAACTGTTACATATGGTGGTTCAAATGGGGCCTGCTATATGTCTTCAACCACTAGGAGGAGTGGTGGAGATGGA CTTACAGTGGAAGAATGTAAGGAAGCGGACACAACTACTGGTAAAGCTACTCACAGGATCGCACGTGGCATTGGCAATAAG GGTCATGCACTAACTAGAAAACTGGATGGTGATGGAAGAGTGAACACCATGCAAACTTTGCAGAACTTGAATGAAG ACGAGCTTGCTGGGTTTGAGGAATCATGGCAAAGAAATGCAGGGCAATGTCTGCCTGGTTTGGATCCCAGAGTAAACATGTTTAGCAGTg CAGGAACTTTTCACCCTGGCATCCGAGAAGAGAATGGAATGCCTGCACTTCCAGCACCCAGTGAAATGTCTGCGCTTCCAGCACCCGTACAATATCGTGGCTCCAGTTCCTCAAGGATGAAGAGGCGTCCTTTGAATGGTTCGTCACAGTATCGTTCCCATCCATGA
- the LOC127314325 gene encoding uncharacterized protein isoform X2 gives MQRRGGGRGGLFGFGDPFAGFGGFVPPGNLMPSFFGGSSPFDDPFLANPFGYMVGPTQFEQRFFSSSMFGPPRGLIGGVMNAGGFQQQAPEPSRPKGPIIEELSSDDEDDSDANENDEKKANPMKHPRISREPYVEEPDEVQDNKRPKHEQVGREYARAGTSYQQPQTYMFQSSTVTYGGSNGACYMSSTTRRSGGDGLTVEECKEADTTTGKATHRIARGIGNKGHALTRKLDGDGRVNTMQTLQNLNEDELAGFEESWQRNAGQCLPGLDPRVNMFSSGTFHPGIREENGMPALPAPSEMSALPAPVQYRGSSSSRMKRRPLNGSSQYRSHP, from the exons ATGCAAAGGAGAGGGGGCGGTAGAGGTGGTCTCTTTGGTTTCGGGGACCCTTTTGCTGGTTTCGGCGGCTTCGTTCCACCTGGGAACCTTATGCCCAGTTTCTTTGGTGGCTCAAGTCCCTTTGATGATCCTTTCCTTGCAAATCCGTTTGGTTATATGGTTGGACCTACCCAGTTTGAGCAAAGATTTTTTAGTTCAAGCATGTTTGGGCCCCCCAGAGGTCTAATTGGAGGAGTGATGAATGCTGGAGGCTTCCAGCAGCAAGCTCCTGAACCAAGCAGGCCAAAAGGGCCAATTATCGAGGAGCTGTCttcagatgatgaggatgattcaGATGCGAATGAAAATGATGAGAAGAAGGCTAACCCTATGAAGCATCCAAGGATTAGCAGAGAGCCCTATGTGGAGGAGCCTGATGAAGTTCAAG ATAATAAAAGACCTAAACATGAGCAAGTTGGGAGAGAGTATGCCAGAGCTGGCACATCATATCAACAGCCACAGACATATATGTTTCAGAGCTCAACTGTTACATATGGTGGTTCAAATGGGGCCTGCTATATGTCTTCAACCACTAGGAGGAGTGGTGGAGATGGA CTTACAGTGGAAGAATGTAAGGAAGCGGACACAACTACTGGTAAAGCTACTCACAGGATCGCACGTGGCATTGGCAATAAG GGTCATGCACTAACTAGAAAACTGGATGGTGATGGAAGAGTGAACACCATGCAAACTTTGCAGAACTTGAATGAAG ACGAGCTTGCTGGGTTTGAGGAATCATGGCAAAGAAATGCAGGGCAATGTCTGCCTGGTTTGGATCCCAGAGTAAACATGTTTAGCAGTg GAACTTTTCACCCTGGCATCCGAGAAGAGAATGGAATGCCTGCACTTCCAGCACCCAGTGAAATGTCTGCGCTTCCAGCACCCGTACAATATCGTGGCTCCAGTTCCTCAAGGATGAAGAGGCGTCCTTTGAATGGTTCGTCACAGTATCGTTCCCATCCATGA
- the LOC127314324 gene encoding cation/H(+) antiporter 15, which produces MSLAEGVQLNKSLFCFEADTGATSSGVFAGDDPLKFYFPLLLYHICVVFILSRAIHGTLLGRAGVPLAISQILAGALLGPSFLGRFFPSVGQIFATPEGWVQINTVGGYAFTLHIFTVGVKTDLSMIVKSGKKAVAIAILGTAAPHLAMYIAGLALNDCLPKAWIDSFLLTNLTSWWSLSAFIVVCCTLHDLNLLSSKLGRLAMSAALIGDFANTFSIAGVTSYLLASSPEEKLQRIGFMSSLSFSIFIALMALVARPTILRLIRDVPEGALLPESRLVAVLLISLTCSFAGELLGLHATYGPFMLGLMLPGGAPLGVTLEERLDRLVVGVLTTLLFAQGGMRMNVYTIEDVYTCALLEVFLVVGIVAKFVACILPCLYCHIPVREAVVVGLMMNFKGITESVYASSFMDSKILDDQAYAAFMINVLVIGAATASAVKYMYHPEEKYVAYRRRTVQHKKLGEELRMLACVHSQVDVGPMVALLDATSPTPATPLALYLLHLVPLAGLTSSVLRHFKHGDPNCVPTGSTATESERIVNAFQFFVGQRPQGSSSLLPYVCIAPYATMHNDVCAVALEKRAMLIIVPFHKRLAIDGSIEPTSPNAGAIQAANTNILNYSPCSVAILVDRGSLSGVVSAASAAAVDGGFPHRVAVYFLGGPDDREAMALAAHMAEDAPIGLTVFRFLLPVEWQQRLNPEEDQLDEEATQDFVRRCVDEHRVLYSEHTVGGSDEMVDVIRNTSLSFNLLVVGRRAESLESPLTAGISDWSEHLELGILGDLLTSTDFGCRVSTLVVQQQTRAAAGELCQSPEKPEKAQHPLDGPV; this is translated from the exons ATGTCGCTGGCGGAGGGGGTCCAGCTCAACAAGAGCCTCTTCTGCTTCGAGGCCGACACCGGCGCCACATCCTCCGGCGTCTTCGCCGGCGACGACCCCCTCAAGTTCTACTTCCCTCTCCTCCTCTACCACATATGCGTCGTCTTCATCCTCTCCCGCGCCATCCACGGCACCCTCCTCGGCCGTGCTGGCGTCCCTCTCGCCATCTCCCAGATCCTC GCCGGCGCGCTGTTGGGCCCATCGTTCCTGGGTCGTTTCTTCCCGAGCGTCGGCCAGATCTTCGCCACGCCGGAGGGATGGGTGCAGATCAACACGGTCGGCGGCTACGCCTTCACGCTCCACATCTTCACCGTCGGCGTCAAGACGGACCTCAGCATGATCGTCAAGTCCGGCAAGAAGGCCGTCGCCATCGCAATCCTCGGCACCGCCGCGCCGCACCTTGCTATGTACATCGCCGGCCTCGCGCTCAACGACTGCCTCCCCAAGGCATGGATCGACTCGTTCCTCCTCACCAACCTCACCTCCTGGTGGTCGCTCTCCGCCTTCATCGTCGTCTGCTGTACGCTCCACGACCTCAACCTCCTCTCCTCCAAGCTCGGCCGCCTCGCCATGTCCGCTGCCCTCATCGGCGACTTCGCCAACACCTTCTCGATCGCCGGAGTCACGTCCTACCTCCTAGCGTCCAGCCCCGAGGAGAAGCTCCAGCGGATAGGCTTTATGTCGTCCCTCTCCTTCTCCATCTTCATTGCGCTCATGGCGCTGGTGGCGCGGCCGACGATCCTGCGGCTGATCCGTGACGTGCCGGAGGGCGCGCTGCTCCCCGAGTCCCGCCTCGTCGCCGTGCTGCTCATCTCCCTCACGTGCAGCttcgccggcgagctcctcggACTCCACGCCACGTACGGGCCATTCATGCTGGGGCTCATGCTCCCCGGCGGCGCCCCGCTCGGCGTGACCCTGGAGGAGCGGCTGGACCGGCTCGTCGTCGGCGTGCTGACGACGCTGCTCTTCGCGCAGGGAGGGATGAGGATGAACGTCTACACGATCGAGGACGTCTACACCTGCGCCCTGCTCGAGGTGTTCCTCGTGGTGGGCATCGTCGCCAAGTTCGTCGCGTGCATCCTACCGTGCTTGTACTGCCACATACCGGTCCGGGAAGCCGTCGTCGTCGGCCTCATGATGAACTTCAAGGGCATCACTGAGTCGGTGTACGCCTCATCGTTCATGGACTCCAAAATACTTGACGACCAGGCATACGCGGCGTTCATGATCAATGTGCTTGTGATCGGCGCCGCCACGGCGTCGGCGGTCAAGTACATGTACCACCCGGAGGAGAAGTACGTGGCGTACCGGCGGCGCACGGTGCAGCACAAGAAGCTCGGCGAGGAGCTCCGGATGCTGGCGTGCGTCCACTCGCAGGTGGACGTGGGGCCGATGGTGGCGCTGCTCGACGCGACCAGCCCGACGCCGGCGACGCCGCTGGCCCTGTACCTCCTCCACCTTGTCCCGCTCGCCGGGCTCACCAGTTCCGTGCTCCGCCACTTCAAGCACGGCGACCCGAACTGCGTCCCGACGGGGTCGACCGCCACCGAGTCGGAGCGCATCGTCAACGCCTTCCAGTTCTTCGTGGGCCAGCGGCCgcagggctcctcgtcgctgctgccctacGTGTGCATCGCGCCCTACGCCACCATGCACAACGACGTGTGCGCCGTCGCGCTCGAGAAGCGGGCCATGCTCATCATCGTGCCGTTCCACAAGCGCCTAGCCATCGACGGCTCCATCGAGCCCACCTCGCCCAACGCCGGCGCCATCCAGGCCGCCAACACCAACATACTCAACTACTCGCCCTGCTCGGTGGCTATCCTCGTCGACCGGGGCAGCCTCTCCGGCGTCGTCAGCGCCGCGTCCGCTGCCGCGGTCGATGGCGGGTTCCCACACCGCGTCGCGGTGTACTTTCTGGGCGGGCCGGACGACCGGGAGGCGATGGCGCTGGCGGCGCACATGGCGGAGGACGCGCCGATCGGCCTGACCGTGTTCCGGTTCTTGCTGCCGGTGGAGTGGCAGCAGCGGCTCAACCCCGAGGAGGACCAACTTGACGAGGAGGCGACGCAGGATTTCGTCCGGCGATGCGTGGACGAGCACCGGGTCTTGTATAGCGAGCACACGGTCGGCGGCTCCGACGAGATGGTGGATGTGATCCGCAACACGAGCTTGTCGTTCAACCTGCTGGTTGTCGGCCGGCGAGCGGAGAGCCTCGAGTCGCCGCTCACGGCCGGCATATCGGACTGGAGCGAGCATCTGGAGCTCGGCATCCTCGGGGACTTGCTCACGTCAACGGACTTTGGGTGCCGGGTGTCCACGCTGGTGGTGCAGCAGCAGACCAGGGCGGCGGCTGGTGAGTTGTGCCAGTCGCCGGAGAAGCCAGAGAAGGCACAACACCCGCTAGATGGCCCCGTTTGA